One stretch of Armigeres subalbatus isolate Guangzhou_Male chromosome 2, GZ_Asu_2, whole genome shotgun sequence DNA includes these proteins:
- the LOC134215071 gene encoding FAD-linked sulfhydryl oxidase ALR-like, whose translation MPSPEDHQPGTAKEAVPCRTCTDFKSWSKMQRKALSTSLKPPPSEVTTTSKPTSAETGNPPKHCPLDKDRLGRHTWGLLHTMAAYYPDEPTSQDRTNIRQFFEAFSKVYPCGYCAEDFQKELKNSPPETKSQHTLSQWLCRMHNRVNVKIGKPEFDCSKVNERWRDGPADGSCD comes from the exons ATGCCATCACCGGAAGATCATCAGCCAGGGACGGCCAAGGAAGCAGTTCCATGCCGGACATGTACGGATTTCAAATCTTGGTCCAAGATGCAACGGAAAGCCCTGTCCACAAGTTTAAAACCACCTCCATCCGAAGTAACAACCACCAGTAAACCCACCTCGGCAGAAACAGGTAACCCACCGAAACACTGCCCCCTGGACAAGGATCGCCTCGGGCGACACACCTGGGGCCTGCTGCATACTATGGCAGCCTATTACCCGGACGAACCCACGTCGCAGGATCGAACCAACATTCGGCAATTCTTTGAAGCATTCTCCAAAGTGTACCCCTGCGGGTACTGTGCGgaagattttcaaaaaga ATTGAAGAACTCGCCACCGGAAACCAAGTCCCAGCATACGTTGTCTCAGTGGCTGTGTCGGATGCACAATCGGGTCAACGTGAAAATTGGGAAACCGGAATTCGACTGTTCCAAGGTGAACGAGCGCTGGCGGGACGGACCGGCGGATGGGTCTTGCGATTAG
- the LOC134209220 gene encoding LOW QUALITY PROTEIN: uncharacterized protein LOC134209220 (The sequence of the model RefSeq protein was modified relative to this genomic sequence to represent the inferred CDS: deleted 2 bases in 2 codons) gives MADNITVSIKVRPLIKREKESKQSSHWRIRGNTISPVEGNGDPFVFDHIFDETVPTRELFEKVCRPIILSTLNGINGTIFAYGQTSSGKTYTMMGEGQEPGVVPLAAGEIFKEMENIKDRQFLIRVGFIEIYNEKFLICWTRAICMLKIFETQYGDVSLNIKEFITNCPEQIMQYLEEGNKMRKIGDTNMNERSSRSHTIFRITIESRLIDRKEGDENDAVQSSTLNLVDLAGSERANQTGTSGSRFIEGAHINKSLLSLSCVIQKLSENAESADNLKYINYRDSKLTRILQASLGGNAVTTMICNITPAALDESYYTLSFAMRAKTIKNKPKVNEVLSDSVMMKRLEREIKRLQEQLKSEQNKNSNIKTLQLQNEITMRANQIINSQNYIKFDKSRRRTWCPSATSSISKPIVYVEPSQADSHLMPPPPPLLARPSSYSGNQTNSSIESSAERSPPYDRSWPTAIAIQVVGPKASWPTSTSDRRRAWRGNSHPGTLKAKRRSRRSSTGETPTNFIDYEKRCRELEEELQELQEFTNLEKNLDLADIKRKLQTGADNRAEQRYKEEQDSLEER, from the exons ATGGCCGATAATATCACGGTCTCGATCAAGGTCCGACCGTTGATCAAACGGGAGAAGGAAAGTAAACAATCGTCGCACTGGCGGATCCGGGGAAATACCATCAGCCCCGTCGAAGGAAATGGGGATCCATTTGTGTTTG ATCACATCTTTGACGAAACCGTTCCGACACGGGAGTTGTTCGAGAAGGTGTGTCGTCCCATCATATTGTCTACGCTCAATGGAATAAACGGTACTATCTTTGCCTACGGGCAAACGTCCTCCGGAAAGACCTATACGATGATGGGCGAGGGCCAGGAACCGGGGGTTGTCCCTCTGGCGGCTGGCGAAATATTCAAGGAGATGGAAAACATAAAAGATCGCCAGTTCTTGATCAGG GTTGGCTTCATCGAGATCTACAACGAAAAGTTTTTGATCTGCTGGACAAGAGCAATTTGTATGCTCAAGATCTTCGAAACTCAATATGGGGATGTGTCTTTAAAC ATAAAGGAATTTATTACCAATTGTCCGGAACAGATAATGCAATATTTGGAGGAAGGCAATAAAATGCGAAAAATTGGCGATACAAACATGAACGAACGGTCCAGTCGATCGCACACCATATTTCGAATAACGATCGAGTCACGCTTGATCGATCGAAAAGAAGGAGACGAGAATGACGCGGTACAGAGCAGCACGCTGAACCTTGTGGATCTGGCAGGAAGCGAAAGAGCAAACCAGACCGGAACGAGTGGATCGCGCTTCATAGAAGGTGCTCACATCAATAAAAGCTTACTTTCTCTGAGTTGTGTCATCCAGAAGCTCAGTGAAAATGCGGAGAGTGCTGACAACCTCAAGTATATCAATTACAGGGACTCTAAGTTAACGCGAATATTGCAAGCATCCCTGGGAGGAAATGCCGTCACCACTATGATCTGCAACATCACGCCCGCCGCCCTTGACGAAAGCTACTACACGCTGAGCTTCGCCATGCGGgccaaaacaataaaaaacaaacccaaagtgAACGAAGTCCTGTCGGATTCGGTCATGATGAAACGTTTGGAACGTGAAATCAAACGTCTTCAGGAACAACTGAAATCCGAGCAGAACAAAAACAGTAACATCAAAACCCTCCAACTGCAAAACGAAATCACGATGCGGGCCAACCAGATCATCAACTCCCAAAACTACATCAAATTCGATAAATCTCGCCGTCGAACCTGGTGCCCTTCGGCCACTTCTAGCATTTCTAAACCGATCGTCTATGTAGAACCATCCCAAGCGGACTCTCACCTAATGCCTCCGCCGCCACCATTACTGGCCAGACCCAGCTCGTACTCGGGCAATCAGACGAACTCGTCCATCGAATCGTCGGCGGAACGGTCTCCACCCTACGACCGGAGTTGGCCAACTGCGATAGCAATCCAGGTGGTTGGCCCGAAAG CGAGTTGGCCGACTTCGACGAGCGATCGCCGGAGAGCCTGGCGCGGAAATTCACACCCCGGCACGCTGAAAGCCAAACGGCGTTCACGCCGGTCGTCGACCGGGGAGACGCCGACCAACTTTATCGATTACGAGAAACG
- the LOC134209221 gene encoding serine/threonine-protein kinase fray2-like produces the protein MQDDDSRSSGGRDKYRDEQRQRDRDRDRDRDRDRRDNRHRDRSRERRHDGSHRDDRYRTDRYRDDRRDRSHRDRHDRERDHRSSSKRDRSKSRERRRRSHSRSRDRQQRNGSRSRDSKDRERGRDLSIEIEQELQNLRKLSDMKAAADAKAQEANSGETGSELTLMDADNATSNSSTMVDKEEPKSSISKYFSSYNNSSKTEYVPEIQTEEERIEFQKKMQEKLQAHLAAEGKLYPKPKPTPAINTATGFANDGSFLEMFKKMQEQAQITCEGEESYPNTTASSSTTVSVTAPVLAAPAASSSYVIPAQPLPVPIPTVGRRRGGKILKTGVVKKQKPLEDSYAESPNDAWNLYLQEVKKYKNASCDADSKTRPLVK, from the coding sequence ATGCAGGACGATGATTCCCGTTCCTCAGGTGGTCGCGATAAGTATCGTGACGAGCAGCGCCAACGCGATCGTGATCGTGATCGCGATCGGGACCGAGATCGTCGAGATAATCGGCACCGTGACAGAAGCCGTGAAAGGCGACACGATGGTAGTCATCGGGATGATCGGTACCGCACCGATCGGTATCGTGACGATAGACGCGACCGCTCCCACCGGGACAGACATGACAGGGAACGGGATCATCGTAGTAGTAGCAAACGCGATCGCAGCAAAAGCCGCGAACGTAGACGACGAAGTCATTCGCGGTCACGTGACCGTCAGCAGCGAAACGGATCACGTTCCCGCGATTCGAAGGATCGTGAACGTGGTCGAGATCTATCCATTGAAATAGAACAAGAGTTGCAAAATTTGCGCAAACTCTCTGATATGAAAGCAGCTGCTGACGCAAAGGCGCAAGAAGCGAATAGCGGCGAGACTGGATCTGAGTTAACTTTGATGGATGCGGATAACGCGACTAGCAATAGTTCGACGATGGTAGACAAGGAGGAGCCGAAAAGTAGCATTAGCAAATATTTCAGCTCGTACAATAACAGTTCGAAAACGGAATACGTTCCGGAGATTCAAACCGAAGAAGAGCGGATCGAGTTTCAGAAAAAGATGCAGGAAAAGTTGCAGGCCCATCTGGCAGCCGAGGGCAAACTTTACCCGAAACCGAAGCCAACCCCTGCAATTAACACTGCCACCGGTTTTGCAAACGATGGTTCCTTCCTGGAGATGTTCAAGAAAATGCAAGAGCAAGCGCAAATAACTTGCGAGGGCGAGGAAAGTTATCCGAACACGACTGCATCGAGCAGCACAACAGTATCAGTTACGGCACCAGTTTTAGCAGCACCGGCTGCCAGTTCGAGTTATGTGATACCGGCCCAACCCCTCCCGGTTCCTATTCCGACCGTGGGACGACGAAGGGGAGGCAAAATTCTTAAAACAGGTGTTGTGAAAAAGCAGAAACCGCTCGAGGATTCGTATGCCGAGTCGCCGAATGATGCTTGGAATCTCTATC